DNA from Streptomyces luteogriseus:
GGATCCGTTCCGTTCCGCTGCCGGACCTCCCCGCGGACGCCACGGGCAGCCTGAAGATCGCCACGGGTGGCACGCACGCACACCTCTTCCTCAAGCGGGCCGGGAAGTGGATCCTCGTGACGCCCGCGACCAGGCTGACGGCCGCCGAGCTGCGCTCGGGTGCGGAGTTCGGCGTCGAGGCCACCGATGTCGTCCGCGACGCCGCGAAATGGGATGGTCGTGCTGTGGTCCGGCTGACGGTGACGGCCGGGCAGAAGTCCACCTCAGACGCGGTGACCCTGCGCGTGGCCCCGTTGCTGACTTAGCATCACCTTCAGAACACGCAGCAGGTGATGGTGTCCAAGGTCCAGGGTGAGGGCCCGGACAGCCGCCTTCAGCGGGAGTTCGTCACCGCCCTCGAGAAGGAGGTCAAGAAGGCCGGGATCACCACACCGCTGGTCACCTTCGAGAAGTATGCCGACCGCTGGGCCCAGGACTTCGTCGAGCCGGCCTACGTCAGCATGACCGGGGCGGGCGGTCAGCGGCACGTGATGCGCGTGATGCTGCGTTCCGCACAGCCCGACCGGGACGCGGGCCGGGAGCTGTTCGAGAGGGTGCGCGGCCGGGACGTAGGCGTCGTGCAGGTGACCGACCCGGCGGAGCCCGACGACTGGTCGCTCAACTCCATGGGAAACCTGGAGACCATCCCGCCCTACGCGCACGGCGGTCGTTCCTTCCCGGCCGGGCGGATCATCATGGGCGAGCGCAGGGACAGCGGGGCGCGTCCGTCGAAGGTGATGCGGACCCTGCTCACATCCCAGGGCTTGCAGGACCCGCTGCTGCTCGACACCTCCTGGCTGAGCGTGGGGCACGTCGACGAGTTCGTGCAGTTCCTGCCCGCCGACACCCCGCGCGGCTGGCGCATCGGGGTCGCCGACCCCCAGGCGGGGCTGCGGCTGCTGCGCGACACCAAGCGCGACGGCCACGGCTCCACGAAGATGTTCTCCGTCCCGGGCCGCAGTGACACTCCGGCGCCCAAGGAGACCATCGACAAGGCACTCGCCTCCCGCCACCTGGTGGCCGACAACGAGATGGCCGCCCGGCGTATCGCGGCCAACCTGGAGATCCTCAAGCGGGAGACCGGGATCACCGACGAGGAGGTCGTGCGGGTGCCGGCGCTGTACACCCGGGGCTCGGAGGCTCTGAGCGCCGAGGGGCAGGAGGTTCCCGTGCCCCGTCTGACGCGCATGGGCGCCGGCTCCGACCTCGTGAACGGCCTCGGGGACCACGGCCAGCAGAAGTGGCTCGCCGGGAAGCCCGCCCCGCGGGCGGCGGCCGCGGCGACGGTGACGACCGGCGCATACGTTCCCGGTGCGGTGAACGGCCTGCTCCTGGGGCGCGACCGCTACCTCGCGCCACGCCAGTGGGGGCCCGTCGTCAACGGCAAGGACATCTTCACGGAAGCCGTCACCGCCGTCTACCAGCGGGTCGGTCTGAAGGTGTCGTACATCGACGACTGGTACACGTACCACCTCGGTATGGGTGAAGTGCCTTGCGGCACCAACACCCTGCGCGACGCGACGGCCGCGTGGTGGCAACGCCCGGTGGCGAACCGCAACGAGTCGTAGACAGTCCTTCAGCCGACGGGAGAGGTTGCCGGCTGCGCGGGGGCGGGGGCCGTTGTACCGCTGGTCGGCGACGGGCTCCGCCCACCGGGCTCGTCCGACCCCGGCCGTCCACGCAGCCGCGCCCGGCTCACCGTCCGAACAGGCCTTGCACCCACTCGCCTCCTTGGCCGCCCGCGAGGGGGCGGGAAGGACTGACTCCTGGCTCGCCGACTGCCACCGGCTCCCCTGCCGCTACGAAGGATCAGCGCATCTCTTCCTCGTCTTCGGCCTGGTCCGAGCCTCCGACACTGCTGGTCCAGACCCGCAGGGGCGTGACCTCCGGCTCGCCGTCGGCCAGGAACGCCTCGACGACCGGAGCGAGGTCGTCGCAGGCCACGTAGGCGCTGGTGAACGGCAATGCGTCAGGAGGCACGGAGCCGGTCGAGCACCGCAGCTGTCCGGCCTGCTCGTCATGCCACACATAGAACGTCGCAGCGCCGCAAAAGCCCAGCTCGCGGATGCGTTTCCGGATGGCGGCAGCCGTCCTCTCGAAGGCGGCGACCACCGCGACGGTGGACAAGGACTTCCTGTCCTCGTCCGCCGCACCGAGCCACCAGGTGTTGGTCTCACATTCCACCCGCCGGTCTTCGGGCTCCAGCGTCAATGTCTCGTCCGCCACCTCGGCGATCCACGTCAACAGCACCAGAGCATCCTCTCCTACGAGGAAAGGCGATGCTCGAGGGGAACAAGCGGCTCGTCGGTCCGTACCATCTCTACACCGAGGCATCTTGCGGCACATGCGGCGTCCCACCGGGCCGCCGGGAACTGGCCCTCAAGACGGGTGTCACCCGCAGGACGCCTCCAACGCCGAGGAAAGGCAAGCACCATGCCCGAGACGACAACTCCCGCCACCGAACTGGCATCCCAGTACATCGCCCAGGTGACCGGCGACCTCGACGCCAACGTCAAGGAACAGGAACGTGTCAGTGCGGAGATCGCGTCGCTGCAGGAGCAGCTCGCCGCTCTGCAGCGCGACCACGGCGTGCTGGTGAGCATGCACCAGGCACTCGGCATCACCAACACTCCAGCCGAGTCCTCCTCCGAATCCGCGAACGCGGTGGTGCCCTCTCCGCGGCGGAAGAAGGACGGCGCCGCAGACGGCGGGAAGCAGAAGGCCCGCAAGGCCGCCACCGCCACGCCGACGAAGCGGACAGCCAGGAAGTCGGCGGCCAAGACGGCAAGCACCGCCAAGACGGCAAGCGCCGCCAAGTCGGCCGGCGCCACAAAGTCGGCAGGCAGCACCAAGTCAGCGGGCACGACCGAGACGACGGACGGCGTCGAGTCAGCAGGCACGACCAAGACGGCAGGCACCACCAAGGCAGCAGGCAGCCCCAAGACAGCAAGCAGCTCCAAGACGGCAGGCCGCTCCAAGTCCACAGAGCCCACCCTCGTCGAGCTCATCCGCCGTCACCTCGCCGCGCAGAAGGAGCCGCGCTCCGCCGCGGAGATCTCCACGGCGCTCGACCAGGCCCACCCCCACCGCGACATCGCCGCCAAGGTCGTGCGCGTCACGCTCGAGGGGCTCGTGGCCAAGAGTCAGGCCGAGCGCTCGAAGCAGGGCAGGTCCGTCTTCTACACCGCCCCTGCCACACAGTCGGCGGCCGCGCCGGAAGCCGCAGCACAGACCGAGGACTCCGACAGCTGACGACGCAGGGGCATGCCCGAACCCCCGCCGGCTACGGCGTGCCGGGAAGCCGGACCGTGACGACGAGACCGCCGGCGGGGCGGGCGACGAGGTCGAGGTCCCGTCATGGGCTCTGACGACGCTGTGCACGATGGCCAGGCCGAGCCCGACGCTGGTGTGCTCGTCGGTGCGTACGCGCTCCGTTCACCAAGGCGAGGAGCCCGACGCCGCGCTATCCCACGGCGAGGCAGGAGATGACCGACCTGCTTCGATCGCGGGCCGCGCCCGGCTGACGTGGGGTCCGTGATCGTATGGCTCAACGGCACCCATGGCGCAGGCAAGACGACGACCAGCACACTCGTGCAACAACTCATCTCGGATTCAAGGGTGTTCGACGCCGAAAAGGTCGGCGAGACTCTCATGGACAGCAAGCCGGGGCTGCCTTCGGCGAACAACTTCCAGTACTGGCCGCCCTGGCGGGCCACTCGTGGTCGAGACGGCCCGCCAGTCCTCGACCACACCGGCGGCACTCTGGTGGTGTCCATGACCGTCCTGGTCGAGCAGTTGGCGCGAGATCAGCGCGGGCCTCGCCGAACATGCCATCGAGGTACGGCACTTCGTCCTCCACGCCGACCAGGTCACCCTCCGGCGGCGCATCGAGGAGGACACCGTTCTCGGCCCCTCCTCGTTCCGTCTCCCATATCTCGAGCCCTACGCCGAAGCGGCCCACACAATCAGAAGTCGCGGCCGGGTCCGTCGGCCAGAGGGATGCGGGCGGTGATGCGTTTGCCCACCGTCGCCCGCTGCACCGCGAATTCCTCGGCAACGGCCTTCACGATCTCCAAACCGTGCTGCCCGATCCGGTTGGGGTCGGCGGCGCGGGCGGCAGGCATGGTGGGGTCGCTGTCCCACACCGTGACGTCCACGGCGCGGGCGGTGATCCGCAGTTCCAGCATGACGGGACCCGGAGCATATTTGCGGGTGTTGGTGACGAGCTCGCTGACCACCAGCGCGGTGAGGTCCTTGGCCCGGGCAGAGACGGACAGGTGTTGCTCTGCACTCGCCCGGTCGAGGAAGGCGGCGGCGTGACGGCGGGCGTCCGCGATACAGCTGTCGTCTTCGTCCAAGGCGTACCCGACGCGCATGAGATGCTCGTCCGGCGTGGTACAGCCGTCACCGTCGGCCTCAGGTTTCACTGGCCTCGCCCTCACTCCCCGTTCATGCGCGCCGGTACCCGTTTCGCTGCCCTGCATGCCCAAAGGGTGCTGTTCGGCACAGCCGCGCGGGTGCATCCGGCCGGTGCGGTGGGGCACAATCGACTGCGCACATTCCGACCGGGCAAGCCTAGGCACAATCGAGGAGACGGTGTCCCAGCTCGAGCAAGCGGACCGGCCGGGCCGGCTCCACGCCGAACACCACATCACCGGAGGCGTCCGTGTCGTGACGCTGCGGGGCGAGATCGACCACGACGTCCGGGACGTGCTCAGTGACGCCCTGCTGGTCGAGGACGGGGCGGCCCCGCCGCGGATCGTCGCGGATCTCAGCGGCGTGACGTTCATGGACTCCAGCGGCATCAACGTCTTCGTCGCCGCCCACCAGCAGGTGAGCCGGGCAGACGGCTGGGTACGCATCGCCGGAGCCCAGGAAAGCGTCCTGCGCGTTCTGCAACTGGTCGGCGTCGACACCCTCATCCCCTGCCACCCCACCACGGAACACGCCCTGACCACCTGAGGCGTGAGGCGTACGGTCGGCCGTACCTCCCGAGGCCCCTCGACCGGACCGGTCGCGACAGCGACCCGCTCCCGCATCTTCAGGTCCGGCCCGCGGCCGGCGACCGCACGGTTCAGAACCAGTGCAGGCAGTGCGGGGCGCGGTCGGTGCGGAAAAGGGTGTCGGCGAGGGTGGCCGCGTCCGGGCTGTGGGCCCGGACGTGTCCGGCGCGTACGAGCGTGCTCGGGGCGGTGCCGCCGAGGTAGACCGATCCCAGGTCGCTCACGTCCAGGGAAAGGTCCGGCTCCCGGTCCGTCGGGACGCAGTCGGCCTTGCCGTCCCGGACGGTCAGCAGATGGCGGCCTTGTTCTCCGAGGAAGGGGTCCTCGACGTCGAGGACGAGCTCGCCGTCCGCGAACCAGCCGCGTGCGGTCAGCGCACGCGGGACGTCCAGCAGCCGCACCCACAACCAGTCCATGTCGCCGCTCACCTTGCCGGCTCGGAAGTCCGCGAGCTGCCGGCGCAGCGGGTGCTGGGGCGGGACGTGCTTGAACACGACCTGGGTGACCAGGTCGTGGTCGAGCACGAACCGGGCCAGGGCCGTGAAGACGGCGTCGTCGGTGGCGATGATCTCGTCGACCGTCAAAGTGGTATCGGGCTCGCCCAGCGAGTAGCTGGCGTACCCGTCCGGGCGGCCGTCGGCGTCACGGTGGAGGGCGACGTAGCGCGGCGCCGGAGAGATCGGGGGCTGCCCCGCACGCAAGGCCCACCAGCGGTGCGGCCGGGACAGCGCGCCGGGCTGGGCGCGCCGGTAGCGGTCGTAGACCTCTTCCAGGATCTCGCCGCACCCGGCACTGCGCAGGACTTCGACCGAGCCGTCGTCCGCGCGGGTCGCCGCCGTGTCGGCCGCCCCGGGCGCACGGGGGACGGCGAGAGCAGCGCGGTGGCGCGGCACCGTCAGCTCCTGCGTGTAGGTCGCCGGTCCGTAGCCGAACCTGCCGTAGATCGTGGCCTCGGAGGCCAGCAGCACGGACAGGAACTCCCCATTGGCCCGTGATCCGGCGAGCTGATGCCGCATCATCGCGCTGAGCACGCCCCGGCGCCGGTGCGAGGGCACGACGCCTACGGCCGTCACCCCGGGGACCGGGACGATGGTTTCACCGGGCAGGGTGAGCTCGAAGGAATGCGCACCGGCGGTACCGACGGGCCGCCCGTCCGCCGTCAGGGCGAGCAGGCAGCGGTCCATTTCGAGCGCCGACCACCAGAGCCCGCCCCCCTCGGTCGGGGTTTCCGGGAAGCGTCCGAACGCGGCGTGGACGGTGTCGACGAAGACATCGCGATCCTCGTCGGTCGTGGGCCGTATCTCCATCGCTGCCGCTGCCTCCTCGGGCTACCGGCACCACGGATGGTGGTGCCGGTAGCACAGTGCAGCGTCGAACCCATGACGGAGGCAAGCGAATTACGGATCGGCCCACGGCCGGTCACGGCACAGCCCCGTCAGGACAGGATCTCGACGTACCCGTCGCTGCCGTGCACACGGATCCGCTGGCCGTCCCGGATCAGCCGGGTGGCCCGGTCGACGCCCACGACGGCCGGCAAGCCGTACTCGCGTGCGATCACCGCGCCATGGGTCATCAGGCCGCCCACCTCTGTCACCAGGCCAGCGATTCCGACGAAGAGGGGTGACCAACTGGGGTCCGTGAAGGCCGTGACCAGGATGTCGCCGGGCCCGAGATCGGCCTGCCTCATGTCGAGGACGACGCGGGCCCGACCCTCGACGGTCCCTCCGGACACCGGCAGACCGGCCAGGGCACCGTCCGGCACGTCGTCGCGTCGGTACGCCCCGTTGATGGTCTCGCCCTCCGATGTGAGCACCCGGGGCGGTGTGAGCGCGTGGTACGTCCGGAACTCTTCCTTGCGCTGCCGGACGAGCCGGTCGTCCACCCGGCGCGAGCGTACGGCGTCGTGGAGTTCCTGGAACGTGAGGTAGAAGACGTCCTCCTTCTCCGCAAGCACCTTGGCCTGCACGAGGCGTTCGGCCTCCTTCATGAGGGCCTGCTTGTAGACGAAGTAGCGGCTGATGATGTCGTACTTCGGGTACTCCCGGTATCCGATGAAAGTGCGGACCCGCTTGATCATCCCCTGGGTCTCATCGGCTTTGCTCTCCCCGCCGGGCAGCGCGCGCAGGCGGGTCAGCACGTCCTGTTCCTTCTTCCACGCCTCCTGCCGACCCTCTTCGAAACGCCGCTGGGCGGCGCCGGGTTCGAAGTTCCTGACGTTGTCGAGGATCGCCGGCACGAGTGTGCCGGGGGATTCGCGCCATCGGGGCCTGGTGATGTCGATCTCGCCGGCGCACCGCATGCCGTAGCGGTCGAGATATCCCTCGATGGCGTCGCGCGCCAGGGTCCCGCCCGCGTGTTTCGGCAGTTCGTCCAGGAAGCCGTCGTCATCGACGTTCTGCAGGAACGCCACCACCTGCGGATGGGGGCGGATCACGTCCGCGACGTCGAGCAGCGCCAGGCCCATCTCCGACGTGATGTTGCCGGGGGCGGACAGGGTGAGCGTGTCAGCCGCGTTCTTCTCCCCCAGCCACTCGTGCAGCTTGTCGTTGAGCCACCACGTGGCCTCCATCCCCGCCATGATCGCCTGGTGGCTGAGCGGATCGGTGAGGACGCGCTTGTGCTCCTCGAAGGCCTCCGGCAGGAAGTCGAACAGCGCTGGTCCGGCCTTCGTGGCGATGTCGCGCCGCAGTGCGTCGATGGACGCCCGGCTGCGCTCGATCAGCCCGTCGACGACGGCCGGATCGGTCTCGATCGGGGCGGATGCGCCGCCGGCTGGGGTCCTGCCGGCGGCCGGCGGCCTGCCGGGGTCCGGTTCCGGCAGCAGGGGGAGGAAGCCGTCGCGGTCGAGGACGGTCTCCAGCGCGTCCCTGGTCAGTGGATCGCCCCTGCCCATGAGGTCCAGGAGGCCGGTGCGTCCCTCGGGTGTGGAGAGGGCTCGCGTGGCGTCGACGAACAGCCTCCCCCCGGCCTCGGTCATCGGCGCCATGGCCGTCAGCTTCCACAGGGAGAGCCCGAGGGGCTTCATGGGGTCGGTCATCATCTGTTGATGGCCGACGGAGACGTAGACGCGATTTCCCTGCTCGGCAGTCTCGGGGATGGGGAACAGCGTCGTGATCGGCCGGCTCTGCACGATCTGGAAGTCATCGTCGACCAGGCACCATTCGATGTCCTGGGGGCGGCCGAAGTGTTCCTCGATCCGCCGCCCGAGATGGGCGAGCCGTACGGCCTGCGCGTCCGTCAGCGCCGGCTGCTCCTGCCGCTGCGGGTCGATCTCCACCTCCCGGGTACCGCCGGCCGCCAGGGCGTGGACGGCGCGCTGTTTGGCGGCGATCGTCCTCGCGACGACTTCGCCGTGGCGCACCTTGAAGACGTCGGGGTTCACCAGGCCGGAGACCAGGGCCTCTCCGAGACCGAAACCGGCGTCCACGGTGGCGACCTTCCGGTTGCCGGTGACGGGGTCGGCCGTGAAGAGAATGCCCGACGCATGCGGGAAGACCATCCGCTGCACGACCACGGCCATGGCGACCGTACGGTGGTCGATGCCGTTGCGCTGACGGTAGGTCACGGCGCGCTCGGTGAACTGCGAGGCCCAGCACCGGCTGACATGCCGGAGGATCTCCGTCGGCCCCACCACGTTCAGGTAGGTGTCCTGCTGGCCGGCGAAGGAGGCCGTCGGCAGGTCCTCCGCCGTCGCGCTGGACCGGACGGCGCAGGGAGTCTGCTCACCGAGCCGGGAGAGCGCGCGGGTGATCTCCGCCGCGAGATCGCCCGGGATGGCGATGTCTTCGATGGTCCGGCGAATCCGCGCGCTGAGTAGGCGGATCGCCTCCCGGTCGTCGGGGTTCAGGTGAGCCAGCCGATCCAGCAGATCCTCGACCGAGGGCGCTTGCGCCATGATCTGCCGGAAGGCGTGGGTCGTCACGCAGAAACCAGCCGGGACGCGGATGGCCTCGATCCGCGACAGCGCGCCCAGGTGCGCGCCCTTGCCACCGACGAGCGCGAGCTGCGTCTCGTCCACCTCGTGAAGATCCAGCACGTACTGCCCGGTCATCGCGACACCTCCGGATCCGTCGAACCGCTGGTCGAGCACGTCTCAATCTCCGACACACGCACCTCGTGTCCCCGTTTCCGCAGGTTGTGGCTTCGGCCGATGATTCTGCGCCGAGACCCGGGCCTTGCCGCAAGCCCCCCTGTGCGCTATAAGTTAGGAGAGGCAAGGAGAGGACTCCTTGCCTTTGTGTTTTCCGGAGTGCCGCGCCGCCCCGCTCGACCGGATCACCGGACCGGTCACCGGACCGGGCCGCGGGAGCCGAGTGGTTTCCGGCGGAGCGGCTGTTACGCTGCCAGTGACGTTGACCTTGTTTCGAGGAGTCACAGACGTGGTGGGTGAAGACGACATCTCGGGGTGAGACCCGGATCGACGGCCACCGGACGCGCTGAGGAAGCGCCGCCGAAGTGGCCGGTTCGTCGTACCTCCTTTCCCACGTCTGCCCAGGGCAGAGCTCTCTCTGTCCGTAGTACCCCGAGGTCATCTCCATGTCCGACGCCTCCGTCGTGTGCTCGAACCTGTCCTTCTCCTGGCCCGACGACACCCCGGTCTTCCGCGACCTGTCCTTCACCGTCACGACCGGCCATACGGGTCTGGTCGCCCCGAACGGTGCGGGCAAGAGCACGCTGCTCAAGTTGATCGCCGGTGAACTCCGGCCCCGCACCGGCTCGTTGTCGGTCGAGGGGACGCTGGGCTACCTCCCGCAGAGCCTCCCGTTGACCGGCGACCTGGTCGTGGCCGAGGTGCTCGGCGTCGACGCCG
Protein-coding regions in this window:
- a CDS encoding ATP-binding protein, translating into MRVGYALDEDDSCIADARRHAAAFLDRASAEQHLSVSARAKDLTALVVSELVTNTRKYAPGPVMLELRITARAVDVTVWDSDPTMPAARAADPNRIGQHGLEIVKAVAEEFAVQRATVGKRITARIPLADGPGRDF
- the rph gene encoding rifamycin-inactivating phosphotransferase; the protein is MTGQYVLDLHEVDETQLALVGGKGAHLGALSRIEAIRVPAGFCVTTHAFRQIMAQAPSVEDLLDRLAHLNPDDREAIRLLSARIRRTIEDIAIPGDLAAEITRALSRLGEQTPCAVRSSATAEDLPTASFAGQQDTYLNVVGPTEILRHVSRCWASQFTERAVTYRQRNGIDHRTVAMAVVVQRMVFPHASGILFTADPVTGNRKVATVDAGFGLGEALVSGLVNPDVFKVRHGEVVARTIAAKQRAVHALAAGGTREVEIDPQRQEQPALTDAQAVRLAHLGRRIEEHFGRPQDIEWCLVDDDFQIVQSRPITTLFPIPETAEQGNRVYVSVGHQQMMTDPMKPLGLSLWKLTAMAPMTEAGGRLFVDATRALSTPEGRTGLLDLMGRGDPLTRDALETVLDRDGFLPLLPEPDPGRPPAAGRTPAGGASAPIETDPAVVDGLIERSRASIDALRRDIATKAGPALFDFLPEAFEEHKRVLTDPLSHQAIMAGMEATWWLNDKLHEWLGEKNAADTLTLSAPGNITSEMGLALLDVADVIRPHPQVVAFLQNVDDDGFLDELPKHAGGTLARDAIEGYLDRYGMRCAGEIDITRPRWRESPGTLVPAILDNVRNFEPGAAQRRFEEGRQEAWKKEQDVLTRLRALPGGESKADETQGMIKRVRTFIGYREYPKYDIISRYFVYKQALMKEAERLVQAKVLAEKEDVFYLTFQELHDAVRSRRVDDRLVRQRKEEFRTYHALTPPRVLTSEGETINGAYRRDDVPDGALAGLPVSGGTVEGRARVVLDMRQADLGPGDILVTAFTDPSWSPLFVGIAGLVTEVGGLMTHGAVIAREYGLPAVVGVDRATRLIRDGQRIRVHGSDGYVEILS
- a CDS encoding STAS domain-containing protein; this translates as MSQLEQADRPGRLHAEHHITGGVRVVTLRGEIDHDVRDVLSDALLVEDGAAPPRIVADLSGVTFMDSSGINVFVAAHQQVSRADGWVRIAGAQESVLRVLQLVGVDTLIPCHPTTEHALTT
- a CDS encoding GNAT family N-acetyltransferase, with product MEIRPTTDEDRDVFVDTVHAAFGRFPETPTEGGGLWWSALEMDRCLLALTADGRPVGTAGAHSFELTLPGETIVPVPGVTAVGVVPSHRRRGVLSAMMRHQLAGSRANGEFLSVLLASEATIYGRFGYGPATYTQELTVPRHRAALAVPRAPGAADTAATRADDGSVEVLRSAGCGEILEEVYDRYRRAQPGALSRPHRWWALRAGQPPISPAPRYVALHRDADGRPDGYASYSLGEPDTTLTVDEIIATDDAVFTALARFVLDHDLVTQVVFKHVPPQHPLRRQLADFRAGKVSGDMDWLWVRLLDVPRALTARGWFADGELVLDVEDPFLGEQGRHLLTVRDGKADCVPTDREPDLSLDVSDLGSVYLGGTAPSTLVRAGHVRAHSPDAATLADTLFRTDRAPHCLHWF